One genomic segment of Rubripirellula tenax includes these proteins:
- a CDS encoding DNA primase, which produces MINVAMPLGYRIVGPCDRERKLVDYDLAFAAYADCDDTAKIDREAFLSSFQYDDAIRERANNGAGRLDVRGFDGPCWSRFVWFDIDRADDINAAKNDAFRLASLLVDRYEFDDSELLVFFSGSKGFHVGLPTSLFNPMPAVTFNASVRNLAEKLAGMATCSIDSSIYGKVQPLRAPNSRHGKTGRYKRLVALPELFNVQAAGIVERAANPLEFEIPDPPANNEQAMEDWRDACEITTVAAASVKTWDADRTALNRSTLEFIRDGVAEGERQRRLFSAAANLAEFGCPPQLAHALLTDIARDIGLTPSETRRTIDSGLTKGGAQ; this is translated from the coding sequence ATGATTAACGTTGCGATGCCCCTGGGTTATCGCATCGTCGGTCCGTGTGACCGCGAACGCAAGTTGGTCGATTACGACCTAGCGTTCGCGGCATACGCCGACTGCGATGACACTGCAAAAATAGATCGCGAAGCATTCCTATCATCCTTCCAGTACGACGACGCGATTCGTGAACGAGCGAATAATGGAGCCGGACGGCTCGATGTTCGCGGATTCGATGGCCCGTGCTGGTCGCGGTTCGTTTGGTTCGACATCGATCGAGCGGACGATATCAACGCGGCGAAGAATGACGCTTTTAGATTGGCGTCCTTGCTGGTCGACCGATACGAGTTCGATGATTCGGAGTTGCTGGTGTTTTTCTCGGGTTCAAAAGGCTTTCACGTTGGCTTGCCAACATCGCTTTTTAATCCGATGCCAGCGGTCACATTCAACGCTTCGGTTCGGAACTTGGCCGAAAAGCTGGCCGGTATGGCGACGTGTTCGATTGACTCGTCCATCTACGGCAAAGTCCAACCACTGCGGGCGCCGAATAGCCGACATGGCAAGACTGGCCGGTACAAGCGGCTAGTGGCTTTGCCTGAGTTATTTAACGTGCAGGCAGCTGGAATCGTAGAAAGAGCGGCAAATCCGCTGGAGTTCGAAATTCCAGACCCTCCTGCCAACAACGAGCAAGCGATGGAGGACTGGCGAGATGCGTGCGAGATAACAACGGTAGCCGCGGCGTCGGTGAAGACCTGGGACGCTGACCGCACGGCTCTTAATCGATCCACTTTGGAGTTTATTCGCGATGGCGTAGCGGAAGGCGAGCGACAGAGAAGGTTGTTTTCAGCAGCTGCAAACTTGGCTGAATTTGGCTGCCCGCCGCAGCTAGCTCACGCACTGCTAACAGATATTGCGAGGGACATCGGGCTCACACCGAGCGAGACCCGCCGAACTATCGATAGTGGCCTGACGAAAGGCGGTGCCCAGTGA
- a CDS encoding DUF669 domain-containing protein, producing MVKKLSEILREKNQATDVAKVWAATRHNDGRLPSGEYVAEIVQGEAFESSNATPGFRLTFEVVEGKHKGDRFWHSLWITDKAMPMTKRQLEKLNIAELKQLDDPLPVVFRCNVSLVLKVSDGGYESNEVKWFNVIGRTEPEPDPFAPKPGPSPSGDATPSDPDTIVAGTPKPGEKKVLSRSLKSFVGGVEIPAATGPTHMERLHAAAKKMGEGKAGK from the coding sequence ATGGTTAAAAAATTAAGCGAGATCCTGCGAGAGAAAAACCAAGCGACCGACGTTGCGAAAGTTTGGGCGGCGACACGCCACAACGATGGACGTTTGCCAAGTGGCGAGTACGTTGCGGAAATCGTTCAAGGGGAAGCGTTTGAATCGTCGAACGCGACCCCGGGCTTCCGCTTGACATTCGAGGTTGTCGAAGGCAAACACAAGGGTGATAGGTTTTGGCACAGCCTTTGGATCACCGATAAGGCAATGCCGATGACGAAGCGCCAGCTCGAAAAACTCAACATCGCCGAACTTAAACAGCTCGACGACCCACTGCCAGTCGTTTTTCGATGCAACGTGTCTCTAGTCCTCAAGGTGAGCGACGGTGGCTACGAATCCAACGAAGTGAAGTGGTTCAACGTAATTGGCCGAACGGAGCCCGAACCCGATCCTTTTGCACCGAAACCAGGACCGAGTCCGTCTGGTGACGCGACACCATCGGACCCTGACACGATTGTTGCCGGAACGCCAAAGCCTGGCGAGAAGAAAGTTTTGTCACGATCGCTTAAGTCGTTTGTTGGAGGGGTGGAGATACCCGCAGCGACTGGTCCAACCCATATGGAGCGGTTACACGCCGCGGCTAAGAAAATGGGTGAAGGGAAGGCCGGCAAATGA
- a CDS encoding helix-turn-helix domain-containing protein yields the protein MSQQKRSTPSGDRTVPAMMSVDDVARELGCSPKHIRRMADVGKIPPFVKLGRLSRMPSEVFAEWLRNGCQPVRKASRSRRQ from the coding sequence ATGAGCCAACAGAAGCGAAGCACGCCCTCCGGCGACAGAACTGTGCCCGCGATGATGAGCGTCGATGACGTTGCACGTGAACTGGGCTGTTCGCCCAAGCACATACGCCGGATGGCGGATGTGGGAAAAATTCCGCCGTTTGTGAAGCTGGGCCGGCTTTCCCGAATGCCCAGCGAAGTGTTCGCCGAGTGGTTGCGAAACGGCTGCCAACCAGTACGCAAAGCGTCGCGGAGCCGACGCCAGTGA
- a CDS encoding M48 family metallopeptidase, with amino-acid sequence MVEDWYRDQVKSAAEPLMTKWERVIGVEVAGMYVRRMKTRWGSCNSNAKTIRLNTDLAKKPPECLEYIMVHEMVHILEPTHNERFQNWMHQFMPDWPHRRQLLNRLPVRHEDWEY; translated from the coding sequence ATCGTCGAGGACTGGTACCGCGACCAGGTCAAGTCAGCGGCCGAACCGTTGATGACGAAATGGGAACGCGTCATCGGTGTCGAAGTCGCGGGGATGTATGTTCGCCGAATGAAAACCCGCTGGGGCAGTTGCAACTCCAACGCAAAAACGATCCGGCTGAACACCGACTTGGCCAAGAAACCGCCCGAGTGCCTGGAGTACATCATGGTCCACGAGATGGTTCACATCCTAGAACCGACGCACAACGAACGATTCCAAAACTGGATGCACCAGTTCATGCCCGACTGGCCCCACCGCCGCCAACTACTCAATCGGCTACCAGTGCGGCACGAGGATTGGGAATACTAG
- a CDS encoding integron integrase: MSTREVASVFEGLEGVHLTIAQLLYGCGMRISEAIRLRVKDIDFDNHLIEIHGAKGDKSRLVPLPAELVEPLQRFVESRRALHEHDLANGTASVWLPHALHRKYPSAHREFRWQYLFASHRLSRDPRTGDRHRHHIHYETFPRHLKVAVDSAEIDKHVTSHTFRHCFATHLLWSGTDIRTVQELLGHSDVKTTMIYTHVMXRPGVRIVSPLDRLSEATGRQPAGKSYQEGRIAYEAG; the protein is encoded by the coding sequence ATGAGCACTCGCGAGGTGGCGTCCGTTTTCGAGGGACTCGAGGGAGTTCATCTGACGATCGCCCAGTTGTTGTATGGATGTGGAATGCGGATCAGTGAGGCAATCCGTTTGCGAGTGAAGGACATCGACTTCGACAATCACCTGATCGAAATTCATGGTGCGAAGGGTGATAAAAGTCGTCTGGTGCCGCTGCCGGCTGAGTTGGTGGAGCCGTTGCAGCGATTCGTCGAGTCCCGCCGGGCTCTTCACGAACATGACTTAGCCAATGGTACGGCGTCGGTGTGGTTGCCGCACGCTTTACATCGCAAGTATCCGTCGGCTCATCGCGAGTTCCGCTGGCAGTACTTGTTTGCTTCGCACCGATTGTCGCGGGACCCTCGCACCGGCGATCGCCATCGGCACCACATTCATTACGAAACATTTCCGCGACATTTGAAAGTGGCGGTTGATTCGGCGGAAATCGATAAGCATGTGACAAGCCACACGTTCAGGCACTGTTTTGCGACACACTTGCTTTGGTCGGGGACCGACATCCGAACGGTGCAGGAGCTGCTCGGGCACAGCGACGTCAAGACGACGATGATTTACACCCACGTGATGANCCGGCCGGGCGTGCGGATCGTTAGCCCGCTGGATCGACTGTCGGAGGCAACCGGCCGGCAGCCCGCGGGGAAAAGTTACCAGGAAGGCCGGATCGCCTACGAGGCCGGCTGA
- a CDS encoding ATP-binding protein — protein sequence GLGLPTARKIIEAHGGRISVQSEVERGTKFTLEFPVPKRLSGG from the coding sequence GCGGCTTGGGCTTGCCGACCGCCCGCAAGATCATCGAAGCGCACGGAGGCCGCATCAGCGTCCAAAGCGAAGTCGAACGCGGCACCAAGTTCACGCTCGAATTCCCCGTCCCCAAACGCTTGTCGGGCGGATGA
- a CDS encoding GGDEF domain-containing protein codes for MWLDLIIAMSCGGAGLTCGWVMHATRHLPIDPINGDSGDSSTTTLTTTQVEEVETRREQISEVADQLRAYARTMAADVDAHQTTVQAVNSQLTSDQTDSPEAVFRAITQLIEANELMQSQLHSAQDRIHEQAMQIESAERRAETDALTRVPNRGAFDKHLASQHAKGHANAGTLALLDVDHFKKFNDVYGHRAGDEVLRVVAGILHSRLDKYGIVARFGGEEFAAVLDGCPVDRAKELVDAARVAIGEREIVFEEKRLRVTVSAGVAQLSAGEAAEGWLQRADDGLYRSKEAGRDCGHWMDGTTPIKITPAKSTASNEKSDSASDAAATGTAVTAIEAAKPKAKTFANLPGRSELNENFSEVRDRTQSTVSMFVMAIRCNTESTANNMRSLMQIIRATLRSVDRLGCDDESTFLVFMPSVDEETAQNRSVQICRSASAIGIGKSELAMNPISIGVSQVRASEEFDDVVDRCVALAIEAKEEGSEPTRLDTAGQLAL; via the coding sequence ATGTGGCTTGATTTGATAATTGCGATGAGCTGTGGTGGTGCGGGACTGACTTGCGGTTGGGTAATGCATGCGACCAGACACCTTCCCATCGATCCCATCAATGGTGACTCGGGCGATTCATCGACAACAACATTGACGACGACGCAGGTCGAAGAAGTCGAGACACGTCGCGAGCAGATCAGTGAAGTGGCCGACCAATTGCGTGCCTACGCTCGCACCATGGCCGCCGATGTCGATGCACACCAAACGACGGTTCAAGCGGTAAACAGCCAATTGACGTCCGACCAAACCGATTCACCAGAAGCCGTTTTCCGAGCGATCACACAATTGATCGAGGCGAACGAGTTGATGCAGTCACAGCTGCACAGCGCACAAGATCGCATTCATGAACAAGCGATGCAAATCGAGTCCGCCGAACGGCGCGCCGAAACGGACGCACTGACTCGCGTTCCCAACCGTGGTGCTTTCGACAAACATTTGGCCAGCCAACACGCGAAAGGCCATGCAAACGCGGGGACACTGGCCCTGTTGGACGTGGACCACTTTAAGAAGTTCAATGACGTGTACGGTCACCGCGCCGGTGACGAAGTGCTGCGTGTCGTCGCAGGAATTCTGCATTCACGACTCGATAAGTACGGAATCGTGGCACGTTTTGGTGGCGAAGAATTCGCCGCCGTCTTGGACGGTTGCCCTGTCGATCGTGCAAAAGAGTTGGTCGACGCGGCTCGTGTCGCGATCGGCGAACGAGAGATCGTTTTTGAAGAAAAGCGACTTCGAGTAACCGTTTCCGCGGGTGTCGCCCAATTGTCGGCCGGTGAAGCCGCCGAGGGCTGGCTACAACGTGCCGATGACGGGTTGTACCGATCCAAAGAAGCCGGACGCGATTGCGGGCACTGGATGGATGGAACAACGCCAATCAAAATCACACCGGCGAAATCCACAGCTTCAAACGAAAAATCGGATTCGGCATCCGACGCAGCCGCCACGGGGACCGCTGTAACGGCGATCGAAGCCGCCAAACCAAAAGCAAAGACGTTTGCGAATCTTCCTGGTCGCAGTGAGCTCAACGAAAATTTCAGCGAAGTCCGAGATCGGACTCAGTCGACGGTTTCGATGTTCGTCATGGCGATTCGTTGCAACACGGAATCAACAGCCAACAACATGCGATCGTTGATGCAGATCATTCGTGCGACGCTGCGAAGTGTTGATCGACTGGGCTGCGATGATGAATCAACCTTCCTGGTTTTCATGCCAAGTGTGGACGAAGAAACCGCACAAAATCGAAGTGTCCAGATCTGCCGTTCGGCGTCGGCCATTGGCATCGGCAAATCCGAACTCGCAATGAATCCGATTTCCATCGGTGTTTCGCAAGTGCGAGCGAGTGAAGAGTTCGATGATGTGGTCGATCGTTGCGTTGCTTTGGCAATTGAGGCAAAAGAGGAAGGCAGCGAGCCGACTCGTCTCGATACCGCCGGTCAGTTGGCGTTGTAA
- a CDS encoding BON domain-containing protein, which translates to MIKTAQHDAMDAAVAVLANNSVRELRTLRVDRSANILQLSGRVRSFYHKQLAQEAVRAVAAGLTVVNRVDVAT; encoded by the coding sequence ATGATCAAAACTGCACAACACGATGCGATGGATGCCGCGGTGGCAGTCTTAGCCAACAACTCGGTTCGCGAGCTGCGAACATTGCGAGTTGATCGCAGCGCAAACATACTGCAGCTCAGTGGCCGCGTTCGCAGCTTCTACCACAAGCAGCTTGCCCAAGAGGCCGTCCGGGCCGTTGCGGCCGGCCTAACGGTTGTCAATCGAGTCGACGTCGCCACCTAG
- a CDS encoding PVC-type heme-binding CxxCH protein — protein sequence MTSTMYSRVFKYIAFFSVLAFGSVSIVWGGDSDAIQIHDHQRIALVGNSTAERMSLFGNFETRFQLRFADKKVQFRNFGWPADEVGIQQRPGNYTEIDDPFLVFAPDLLICFFGFNESFSGASDTDMNRFVADYEAYLAKESDRLAGVGSQPRFVLVSPIAFENTGNRLQPDGRAENDRLGRYTLAIKDLADAKGLPFVDLFTPTMDRFDEQPGAQYTINGVHLNEQGDALVGSLLDASLFGESASTIDTRRFNQVKEIVNEKSWLHLQDYRMLNGWYVYGGRRTWDTETFPGEYQKIRKMVAVRDAYLWDLAAGRSVPSVPDDSATGEVFIPETMFGTRDEGFRAMREPKTLEYPTPEQSIAQMKVPDGFKVEMFASEREFPELANPTQIAFDSKGRLWVSCMVNYPQWLPGKSRPNDRLLILEDTDGDGKADVCKTFYDKLICPTGFEFYKDGVIVVDEPSLLFIRDTDGDDKADEVTRILDGIGTDDTHHAMGAWEYSPGGLLHMLEGIAMSTGLETPWGPHRYNGASGSYVWDLESLKLRHFRTPGHYNPWCLVFDKEGNGVIGDGTNANQHWTNPLSGGEVQTRSSIDAIFDNEGIRPAAGNEFLTTRQFPDEYHRQLIYACVINLHGMPSFEVTDDADTCGLTGKRVANLIESDDMFFRPVDPKIGPDGALWFGDWCNALIGHMQYSQRDPNRDHEHGRIYRLVNTTLPLVTKVTQADASIEQLLEQLTAYETRTRYRARRELVARDEDAVATAVKTWAAASDDPEVWREALWVQESMHRVDGELVSRIMTDADSKARAAAVHVVGNQWEWMDDPNPFLWQGVTDADARVRMEAVRGASLQPTPEAVKIALKATRKPMDKWIEYVLSDALQTLQPVWESADGEALVASLPAEGQAYLKDFIITRGPGADIHKPLKVMVNVDAKQADKEQALLEVVASSGGDAANGKIVFNRVCAACHQHGELGKKFGPNLSDVGDRMTKHEIIRSIVWPNDTIAKGYETILILDYDGNTTNGFVLAEDDEEITLGIADGKTKTVAKDDIEIRKEMKASSMPEGLTETIAPKEFMDLVAFLSGGWIATNPNLDFNLQEYEGMGEVSRQTHVKLDDGFPIEMNDEAQHLLSHEGLRKNTYAFHSANQSSESTDVIIRFNDPTIVRFVKIFNRRDAQFHDRAKGLAMWTSNDGKEWKQVWMSEEAYPDWSFGLPGDQPIKYAKFALTRPGIFHLDRVTFYGDVILGGDVDSIDNR from the coding sequence ATGACTTCCACCATGTATTCTCGCGTTTTTAAGTATATTGCGTTTTTCTCCGTACTCGCCTTCGGAAGCGTGTCGATTGTTTGGGGCGGCGATTCTGATGCCATCCAAATTCACGATCACCAGCGGATCGCCCTGGTCGGCAATTCGACCGCCGAGCGTATGAGTCTGTTCGGCAATTTTGAAACGCGATTCCAATTGCGTTTTGCCGACAAGAAAGTCCAGTTCCGGAACTTTGGATGGCCTGCCGACGAAGTCGGAATCCAGCAGCGGCCCGGCAACTATACCGAGATCGATGATCCCTTTTTGGTCTTCGCCCCGGACCTGCTGATTTGTTTCTTCGGATTTAACGAGTCGTTCTCGGGCGCAAGCGACACAGACATGAATCGCTTCGTCGCCGACTACGAAGCCTACCTGGCAAAGGAATCGGATCGATTGGCAGGCGTTGGTAGCCAGCCGCGTTTCGTTCTGGTTTCACCCATCGCATTTGAAAACACGGGGAACCGATTGCAACCCGACGGGCGGGCTGAAAATGATCGTCTTGGTCGATACACATTGGCGATCAAAGATCTGGCCGACGCGAAAGGGTTACCGTTTGTTGATCTGTTCACGCCGACGATGGACCGATTCGACGAACAGCCTGGGGCTCAATACACGATCAACGGCGTTCACTTGAACGAGCAAGGAGACGCCTTGGTCGGCAGTTTGTTGGATGCATCGCTGTTCGGTGAATCGGCATCGACGATCGACACCAGACGTTTCAATCAAGTGAAAGAAATCGTCAACGAAAAGTCCTGGTTGCACCTGCAAGACTATCGCATGCTCAATGGATGGTACGTCTATGGCGGTCGTCGGACGTGGGACACCGAAACCTTTCCGGGCGAGTATCAGAAGATTCGCAAAATGGTCGCCGTTCGCGATGCCTACCTTTGGGATTTGGCCGCCGGACGTTCGGTTCCGTCGGTGCCCGATGATTCGGCTACCGGCGAGGTCTTCATTCCCGAAACGATGTTCGGGACGCGTGACGAAGGGTTCCGGGCGATGCGCGAGCCGAAAACACTTGAGTATCCGACGCCGGAACAATCGATCGCTCAAATGAAAGTTCCCGACGGGTTCAAGGTGGAAATGTTTGCATCTGAACGCGAGTTTCCGGAATTGGCCAACCCGACGCAAATCGCTTTCGATTCGAAGGGCAGGTTGTGGGTTTCCTGCATGGTCAACTATCCCCAATGGTTGCCCGGAAAGTCGCGACCGAACGACCGCTTATTGATATTGGAAGACACCGATGGCGATGGGAAAGCGGATGTCTGCAAAACGTTTTACGACAAACTGATCTGCCCGACGGGTTTCGAGTTTTACAAAGACGGCGTCATCGTTGTTGATGAGCCCAGCCTGTTGTTCATTCGCGATACCGATGGCGATGACAAAGCCGACGAGGTCACTCGCATTCTTGACGGCATTGGTACCGACGACACACACCACGCGATGGGCGCCTGGGAATACTCGCCGGGCGGTTTGCTGCACATGCTCGAAGGCATTGCCATGTCGACTGGGCTGGAAACCCCATGGGGGCCGCACCGTTACAACGGCGCATCGGGCAGCTATGTGTGGGACTTGGAAAGTTTGAAGCTGCGTCACTTTCGCACACCTGGGCACTACAACCCGTGGTGCTTGGTGTTTGACAAAGAAGGCAATGGAGTGATCGGGGACGGAACCAATGCGAACCAGCACTGGACCAACCCGTTGTCGGGCGGCGAAGTGCAAACACGCAGCAGCATCGACGCCATTTTTGACAACGAGGGAATTCGTCCTGCCGCGGGCAACGAGTTCCTTACGACTCGGCAATTTCCGGACGAATATCATCGCCAACTGATCTACGCCTGCGTCATCAACTTGCACGGCATGCCCAGTTTCGAAGTCACCGACGACGCCGACACCTGCGGGTTGACGGGCAAACGGGTCGCCAATTTGATCGAATCCGACGATATGTTCTTTCGCCCGGTCGACCCCAAAATTGGCCCCGACGGCGCACTTTGGTTTGGCGATTGGTGCAACGCCCTGATCGGCCACATGCAGTACTCGCAACGTGACCCCAACCGCGACCACGAGCACGGTCGAATCTATCGCCTTGTCAACACCACTTTGCCATTGGTCACGAAAGTGACTCAGGCCGACGCGTCCATCGAACAGCTGTTGGAACAGCTGACTGCGTACGAAACACGCACTCGCTATCGAGCCCGACGGGAATTGGTTGCCCGCGATGAAGACGCCGTGGCTACCGCCGTCAAAACATGGGCAGCCGCCAGCGATGATCCCGAAGTCTGGCGAGAGGCTTTGTGGGTTCAAGAATCAATGCACCGCGTCGACGGCGAACTTGTCTCTCGAATCATGACCGATGCCGATTCCAAGGCGCGCGCCGCCGCCGTTCACGTCGTCGGTAACCAATGGGAATGGATGGACGATCCGAACCCATTTTTGTGGCAAGGTGTGACCGATGCCGATGCGAGAGTTCGGATGGAAGCCGTTCGCGGTGCTAGCCTGCAGCCAACGCCCGAAGCTGTGAAGATTGCGTTGAAAGCGACTCGCAAACCCATGGACAAGTGGATCGAGTACGTTTTGTCGGACGCGCTGCAAACGCTTCAACCGGTTTGGGAATCTGCCGACGGGGAAGCTCTCGTCGCCAGTTTGCCTGCCGAAGGCCAAGCTTACTTGAAGGACTTCATCATCACGCGAGGCCCCGGCGCCGACATTCATAAACCGCTTAAAGTGATGGTCAACGTCGACGCGAAACAGGCCGACAAAGAACAGGCATTGCTCGAAGTCGTTGCGTCGTCGGGTGGTGACGCAGCCAACGGAAAAATTGTCTTCAATCGTGTCTGTGCGGCGTGTCACCAGCACGGCGAACTGGGCAAAAAGTTTGGACCGAACCTGTCCGACGTCGGTGACCGGATGACAAAGCACGAGATCATTCGCTCGATCGTGTGGCCCAACGACACGATCGCGAAGGGTTACGAAACGATTTTGATTCTCGACTACGACGGCAACACCACCAACGGATTTGTCTTGGCCGAAGACGACGAAGAGATCACTCTTGGCATTGCCGATGGCAAAACGAAGACCGTTGCGAAAGACGATATCGAAATTCGCAAAGAAATGAAGGCCAGCAGTATGCCCGAAGGCTTGACCGAAACGATCGCGCCGAAAGAGTTTATGGACCTTGTCGCGTTCCTGTCGGGCGGGTGGATCGCGACAAACCCAAACTTAGACTTCAATTTACAAGAATATGAAGGGATGGGGGAAGTGTCGCGCCAAACCCACGTCAAGCTAGACGACGGATTCCCGATCGAAATGAACGACGAAGCGCAGCACTTGCTAAGCCATGAAGGACTTCGCAAAAACACGTATGCCTTTCACTCGGCGAATCAATCCAGTGAATCGACCGATGTGATCATCCGATTTAATGATCCGACGATCGTGCGTTTCGTCAAAATCTTCAATCGTCGTGACGCTCAATTTCACGACCGAGCCAAGGGACTGGCAATGTGGACCAGCAACGACGGCAAAGAATGGAAGCAAGTCTGGATGAGCGAAGAGGCCTATCCCGATTGGTCGTTCGGTTTACCCGGTGACCAGCCCATCAAGTACGCCAAGTTCGCATTGACCCGGCCGGGGATCTTTCACCTGGACCGAGTCACGTTCTACGGTGACGTCATCCTAGGTGGCGACGTCGACTCGATTGACAACCGTTAG